CGAGGTCTTTCACAAGGCCATGAGCAACGTACGGCCCGTGCTCGAGGTCCGCTCCCGCCGGGTTGGCGGGGCCACCTATCAGGTGCCGGTCGAGGTTCGGGCCGACCGGCGGACGGCGCTGGCTATACGCTGGGTCATTGCGTACGCCAAGATACGGAACGAGAAGTCAATGGCTGACAAGCTGGCGGCGGAGTTGCTCGCCGCTTCAAATAACGAAGGCGCATCGATCAAGAAGAAGGAGGATACTCACAAGATGGCTGAGGCCAACAAGGCCTTCGCGCACTTTAGACTGTAGTTGACGGCTTACGAGTGTAGCTTCACGGGTCTCGTTTCGAACTTAAGCTCAACGACGAGGATAACGGTTGCGCGTCAAACAAACAATGCCTTGAGAGACTGACGGAACGGTTGTTCGGACCCTGCTGATAGAAGAACTGGGCCTGTCGTTTC
The nucleotide sequence above comes from Acidobacteriota bacterium. Encoded proteins:
- the rpsG gene encoding 30S ribosomal protein S7, producing MSRRARVIGHTQGSDHKYGDRLVTQFVNSLMKRGKRSVSERIFYSALDLLEKKSGQASLEVFHKAMSNVRPVLEVRSRRVGGATYQVPVEVRADRRTALAIRWVIAYAKIRNEKSMADKLAAELLAASNNEGASIKKKEDTHKMAEANKAFAHFRL